Proteins encoded together in one Diabrotica undecimpunctata isolate CICGRU chromosome 3, icDiaUnde3, whole genome shotgun sequence window:
- the RpL21 gene encoding large ribosomal subunit protein eL21: protein MTNSKGYRRGTRDLFARKFKKHGVIPLSTYLRVYKVGDIVDIKGNGAVQKGMPHKVYHGKTGRVFNVTAHALGVIVNKRVRGRIIPKRINLRVEHVNHSKCRQDFLQRVKSNEKLRKEAKEKNIKVELRRQPAQPRPAHIVSGKVPAQVLAPIPYEFIA from the coding sequence ATGACCAACTCTAAAGGTTACCGCCGAGGAACCAGGGATCTATTTGCCCGCAAGTTTAAAAAACATGGTGTAATTCCACTATCCACATATTTGAGAGTCTACAAAGTCGGAGATATTGTAGATATCAAAGGTAATGGTGCAGTTCAGAAGGGTATGCCCCACAAAGTGTACCATGGTAAAACAGGACGTGTTTTCAATGTTACTGCACATGCATTAGGTGTAATTGTAAACAAAAGGGTTCGAGGAAGAATCATCCCCAAAAGAATTAATCTCCGTGTTGAGCATGTAAACCACTCCAAGTGTCGTCAAGACTTCTTGCAAAGAGTAAAATCCAATGAAAAGCTCCGTAAAGAAGCTAAAGAAAAGAACATTAAAGTAGAACTTAGGAGACAACCTGCCCAACCTAGGCCAGCACATATTGTTAGCGGAAAGGTTCCAGCACAGGTGCTTGCTCCTATCCCATATGAATTCATTGCTTAG
- the LOC140436267 gene encoding uncharacterized protein, translating to MNSNKFRTMEDEMSRFEAEISAAPMLNAYGPAYIPGFGAIPPPPAPPMLIPHQVNKGVKRYDPIFLTPTSTQSAVVSAKPTLYAPPKANTQSMSQAAPTQSVDFIALQNEVEKKLKKLKNEKVSAELAISQGKASSALQSFGPEDYKRKSSKNRKLMRTAGGQTWEDSSLSDWPDDDFRIFCGDLGNDVTDELLTRTFNKFPSFQRAKVIRDKRTNKSKGYGFVSFKDPADFTKAMKEMNGRYVGSRPIKLRKSTWRNRCIDIVKKKEKEKVALLNLLTSGSR from the exons atgaattcaaacaaaTTTAGAACAATGGAAGATGAAATGAGCag GTTTGAAGCAGAGATCTCTGCTGCTCCAATGCTCAACGCGTATGGTCCTGCATACATACCAGGTTTTGGAGCGATACCTCCACCACCAGCACCTCCTATGTTAATACCACATCAAGTTAATAAGGGTGTCAAAAGATATGATCCTATATTTTTAACACCTACTTCTACTCAGTCAGCAGTGGTTTCTGCAAAACCTACTTTATATGCTCCTCCTAAGGCAAATACTCAATCAATGTCTCAGGCAGCCCCAACACAGTCAGTAGATTTTATTGCTCTTCAAAATGAGGtagagaaaaaattaaagaagttgaagaatgagAAAGTTAGTGCAGAATTGGCTATTTCTCAAG gTAAGGCTAGCAGTGCACTACAATCTTTTGGTCCTGAagattacaaaagaaaaagtagcAAAAATAGAAAGCTGATGAGAACTGCTGGTGGTCAAACTTGGGAAGATTCATCATTGTCTGATTGGCCAGATGATGATTTCag GATTTTTTGTGGAGATCTTGGAAATGATGTTACTGATGAGCTGTTGACTAGAACTTTCAATAAATTTCCTTCGTTTCAAAGAGCAAAGGTTATCAGAGATAAAAGAACTAATAAAAGTAAAGGCTATGGTTTTGTAAGCTTTAAAGATCCTGCAGATTTTACCAAGGCCATGAAGGAAATGAATG gaCGTTATGTGGGTAGCAGACCCATAAAGCTACGAAAAAGTACATGGCGCAATAGATGTATAGATATTgtaaagaagaaagagaaagaaaaagtagCCCTTTTGAATTTATTGACTTCTGGAAGTAGAtga
- the Mtmr6 gene encoding phosphatidylinositol-3,5-bisphosphate 3-phosphatase MTMR6, protein MDHIKTPKIENVRMLDRYSKTPSHGTLYVTATHLIFVDPDAKKETWIHHMHIASLEKLPLSTTGSPLLIRTKTFLSVTFVIPKERDCHSVYVTLQQLSQPAKVDQLYCFSYTPPIEEIQRPVGWSFHDLQSEYQRMGVPNEQWCLTNLNKGYDLCDTYPQHLYVPSKATSNILTGSSRFRSKGRLPVLSFLYKNKASISRCSQPLSGFSARCLEDEKMMNHILKTNPNATYMYVVDTRPKINAMANRAAGKGYENEAFYENIKFHFLGIENIHVMRNSLSKVVETCEQRNPTMASFLSGLESSGWLRHIKSILDTSLFIAEALLEGISVLVHCSDGWDRTAQVCSLATVLLDPFYRTISGYQTLIEKDWLAFGHKFSERCGHIQTENKEISPIFTQLLDATWQLMQQFPMSFQFNETFLFTLHDHVHSCQFGTFVGNCEKDRLEWRLSERTFSLWGYMANHLNEYINPLYSTEESPEILLPNLIPQNIKFWRSMYCRFESGVHPREPQADLLLVTSDYVFSLDEHVKYLTKRLSSVKSLITRTVEKKKNKPKRDQLCNNVYLDNKTQYEKKASREMESADQDHPLKNQHKVSEELLDMDLLAKEVDSVAVDWKPLRNATECSCSLSLDQISKKMHCRKCGDIFCQRCITKKVALPGHLSQTPVPVCKPCFDTVTSPAHT, encoded by the exons ATGGACCACATTAAAACTCCGAAG attGAAAATGTTCGTATGCTAGATAGGTATTCCAAAACACCCTCTCATGGAACTTTATATGTTACCGCCACTCATTTAATTTTCGTTGATCCAGATGCAAAGAAGGAAACCTGG ATTCATCATATGCATATTGCAAGTTTAGAAAAGCTCCCACTTTCAACAACTGGTTCGCCTCTTCTAATACGAACAAAAACCTTCTTGTCTGTGACATTTGTGATACCCAAGGAAAGAGATTGTCACAGCGTTTACGTCACCCTACAACAATTGTCACAACCGGCGAAAGTTGATCAGTTGTATTGTTTTTCATATACACCTCCTATAGAAGAGATCCAGAGACCCGTGGGGTGGAGTTTTCATGATTTGCAATCTGAATACCAAAGAATGGGAGTGCCAAACGAGCAATGGTGTTTGACAAATTTGAACAAAGGTTATGAT TTATGTGATACTTACCCTCAACATTTATACGTACCGAGCAAAGCAACCAGTAACATACTGACGGGTAGCTCAAGGTTTCGCTCAAAAGGAAGGTTGCCAGTTCTTTCGTTCTTGTATAAAAACAAAGCGAGTATCAGTAGGTGTAGTCAGCCATTATCGGGATTCAGCGCAAGGTGTTTGGAGGACGAAAAGATGATGAATCACATTCTGAAGACGAATCCTAATGCTACCTACATGTATGTTGTGGACACACGACCAAAG ATTAATGCAATGGCCAATAGAGCTGCAGGTAAAGGTTATGAAAACGAAGCCTTTTacgaaaatataaaatttcacttTTTGGGAATTGAAAATATACATGTTATGAGGAACAGTCTCTCTAAGGTTGTTGAAA cttGCGAACAAAGAAATCCCACAATGGCGAGCTTCCTTAGCGGTCTTGAATCCAGTGGCTGGTTAAGACATATTAAATCCATATTGGATACATCCTTGTTTATAGCTGAGGCTCTTCTGGAAGGTATCAGTGTTTTAGTGCATTGCTCAGATGGATGGGATAGAACGGCTCAAGTGTGTTCGCTTGCCACAGTTTTATTGGATCCATTTTATAGGACAATTTCTGGTTATCAG ACTTTGATCGAAAAAGACTGGTTAGCTTTTGGTCACAAGTTTTCCGAGAGGTGTGGTCACATTCAGACGGAAAACAAAGAGATATCACCGATTTTTACGCAACTTTTGGACGCCACGTGGCAGTTGATGCAACAGTTTCCCATGTCGTTTCAATTTAACGAGACATTTCTATTTACGTTGCACGACCACGTGCACTCATGCCAATTTGGAACTTTCGTTGGAAATTGTGAAAAAGATAGACTGGAATGGAG GTTGTCTGAGAGAACGTTTTCACTTTGGGGATATATGGCCAATCATCTGAACGAGTACATAAATCCTTTATATAGTACCGAAGAGAGTCCGGAAATACTTTTGCCAAATTTAATACCTCAAAATATCAA gttttgGAGAAGTATGTACTGTAGATTTGAAAGTGGCGTACATCCTAGAGAACCTCAAGCAGATTTGCTGTTAGTTACCTCCGATTATGTATTTTCACTAGATGAACATGTTAAATATTTAACCAAG AGACTATCATCTGTAAAATCCCTTATAACTCGAACCGtcgaaaagaaaaagaacaaaccGAAACGAGATCAACTTTGCAATAATGTTTACTTGGACAACAAAACTCAATACGAAAAAAAAGCTTCCAGGGAAATGGAAAGTGCCGATCAAGATCATCCGCTAAAGAATCAACATAAGGTATCAGAAGAACTTTTGGATATGGATCTTCTAGCCAAAGAAGTAGACTCTGTAGCGGTTGATTGGAAGCCATTGAGAAACGCCACGGAGTGTAGTTGTTCACTGTCGCTAGATCAAATTAGTAAAAAG ATGCACTGTCGGAAATGTGGAGATATCTTCTGCCAACGTTGCATAACCAAGAAAGTCGCTCTTCCCGGACATTTGTCGCAGACGCCAGTACCTGTTTGTAAGCCTTGCTTTGATACCGTCACATCACCAGCACACACTTAG